The following coding sequences lie in one Rutidosis leptorrhynchoides isolate AG116_Rl617_1_P2 chromosome 4, CSIRO_AGI_Rlap_v1, whole genome shotgun sequence genomic window:
- the LOC139843014 gene encoding uncharacterized protein, whose translation MIRAGSWNVGTLTGKCYELVETLRKRKVDILCVKETRWKGRGAVKIKDYKLWFSGSRVARNGVGLDAAEKRHFWESLDEVVRMCPLDHRLLIGGYLNGHIGTNVEGYPSAHGGFGYGVRNEEGPSILDFAVAHDLVVANSFFKKTNAQLATFHSGGNSTQIDYLLLRKGDLRTCRDRKALTDLTCSSQHRLLVMDLVLKRRVTKSVRPVQPKILWKKLNGEKAETFKTLVVERVKADVEMISHDDVEKMWTFLASTIREAAKEALGVAEGTLAGRTRVEERYKEAKREAKKAVFRAKDKAYEDLYRKLDSKEGANDIYRIAKARERRRKDLDSTKFIKNEASQTLVKEDEIRKR comes from the exons ATGATTAGAGCTGGTAGTTGGAATGTGGGTACTTTGACCGGCAAATGTTATGAACTAGTGGAGACTTTACGTAAACGTAAAGTGGATATTTTGTGTGTCaaagagactagatggaagggtcGAGGGGCGGTTAAGATCAAGGATTACAAGTTGTGGTTCTCGGGATCGAGAGTAGCTAGAAACGGTGTTG GCCTTGACGCAGCTGAAAAGAGACACTTTTGGGAATCGTTAGACGAGGTTGTGAGGATGTGCCCTCTGGACCATCGATTACTTATTGGTGGATATCTAAATGGTCATATAGGAACGAATGTCGAGGGTTATCCGAGTGCCCATGGGGGCTTTGGGTACGGAGTAAGAAATGAGGAAGGGCCTTCTATTCTCGATTTTGCTGTTGCTCACGATTTGGTTGTTGCGAATTCGTTCTTCAAGAAGACGAATGCTCAGTTAGCAACTTTTCATAGTGGGGGTAATAGTACCCAGATTGACTATTTGTTACTTCGCAAAGGGGATCTTAGGACATGTAGGGACCGTAAGGCCCTGACTGACTTGACATGCTCCTCCCAGCACAGATTGTTGGTCATGGATTTGGTTCTCAAGAGACGGGTCACCAAGAGCGTAAGGCCCGTCCAACCTAAAATCCTATGGAAGAAGTTGAACGGAGAAAAGGCAGAGACTTTCAAAACTTTGGTTGTTGAAAGAGTTAAGGCAGATGTGGAAATGATATCTCATGATGATGTAGAAAAGATGTGGACTTTTCTAGCGTCCACCATTAGAGAGGCAGCAAAGGAAGCCTTAGGTGTGGCA GAGGGGACTCTGGCTGGTAGAACTAGGGTTGAAGAGAGATATAAAGAAGCCAAAAGAGAAGCGAAGAAGGCTGTATTCCGTGCAAAAGATAAGGCATATGAAGATTTATATAGGAAACTAGACTCCAAAGAAGGAGCAAATGATATCTAtaggatagccaaagctagggaACGAAGGCGCAAGGACCTAGATAGCACCAAGTTTATTAAAAATGAAGCTAGTCAAACCTTAGTAAAGGAAGATGAAATTCGGAAAAGATGA